The segment TTGATTTGTTACTTGGTGATGATgacttaaaatgaattaaaaattatttgtttttggaAGTTATTCATTTTCTAAAGTCTTTATAGATAGTTCGATTCCCGCAAACAATGCATGAAATAATGGTATCTTTAACCGTAGTATGTATTTTAATGTGTTCTTCTCTTTGGAAATATACTATATCATGCCAACTTGGGCTTAGAGATAGGAATTCAGAAGTGTATTATATAGTCTTAAAATCATCGAAAATATGGAAGTTGTGCACCCTTAATTTGCAAAAGCAGAATACCAATCcgattttattcaaaatctcataaaattcTAAGGTTGCCGTAATGGTCATGGGATGATCATGTGTCACTGAAACCATCGTCATCGTCTGGGAATCCGTGTCCGATTCTTGTACtacatggattttttttaacaacctAACATCAACATGAATCATTTAGCAAATTcagcacagagagagagagagagagagagagagagagagagagagagagagagagaagagagagagtgTGTAAAAACCTTATGCCATATCAAATGACACACAACATCAATATCGTTTGCAAAATTACTGAGCAggattattttgaaatgtttattcaTCCGGTATGGAAAGGTTGGGTTGGATATTCGAACCGATCACAATAAAGGGAGGCAATTCATTACAGTGAATTTCAGCACGTCTTTTTCAAGTTATCGTTCATTGTTCAATACTTCTTTTCcttatgtcatatttttttcaaaactgacacatgtatttatgatatcattttttaatgcaTACGAGTTGGTCTCGAGATCAAATCCCATAAAGcccgttaaatatatatagttgAATGATTAGTTATAaaacttaaggtcagacgacacgttcttcaattttagataactttttccaggaatttgttaatggtttactactactttgacaagctttcttgcaaaaaattagggtaccttaccaggcatttctgcaaaatactagagtaagcaatttcctatataatcttgaaaatacacttgaattgctgatataaaaataagtacatctccagcacagcgaaattcactatatctccgccggggcggggctttgaactcacgacctctagaacctctacgcttctggcagtgagcggtcacggttctaaccactcgaccatatAGACATATGACCACatccaagtaaattttgatcatttttaaagtaattataaaattaatattttttattggaactctttattacgaggagatacaaaaaagattctcgaggaacgtgtcgtctgaccttaaggaAAACATCATCTTCGAAACCCACAGGTTTTCTCTCTGTAATAGTGTAACGGAgagaaaacccgtgggttccgacgatgggaaaacatttgcaagtgaAAATATTCCAGTATATATGCATGCATTCCTGTTATCTATGAATGCTAGTTTGGTTAATATCTTTATCCACAATATCGTCAATTTCTATGTACCACAAGATTATAGTTACATGAATGGAGAGAACCATTTGGCACAAGTATCTGGTGTGTTCAAATATGTATATGTGTACCTattaggaaaataaaaaaatgtaagaaCAGTTGTATcagacatattttattttgatttagtgACAATAAATGCTACATGGATAGAATTAGAATACACCTGTACAAATACAGCTTTTTTAATACCTGCATATATCCACCTTTCATATTAATCTTAACAAGAGCTGGCTCCTACTCACTTATCACAGAAAACAAATCTGATGTGTTCACCAAATTCAGCAGTAGACAGAAATTTGCCCCACCTgacaatttgtaaaaaaaattgaatacagATCTCACTTATAAATTGTGAGCTTGTATATGGATAATAATGAAATGCAAAACATTATTCAAAAACTCTACCAAAAATCTGATTGCGAACAAAGAAAATTGTACACAAAATCGTATATATACGGATGTGTAATTTCACATTAGTTTCACTGCTATAGAATCAACGATtgatatatgtatttgaaataagCTCTTAATTTTGAGACATAAAATCCACTTTCCTGTCTTCTGGGTGTAGACATTGAAATCAGAGGCAGGCCAGGTAGCAAACAAGTCAAGACTAGTAGCACTATACAAACATCTGATGTTATAGGTGGAAAatatcaaatgtacatgtacacccCAACATGATGTTGCCATATAATTCAATGGGAAAAAATGGGGGAAAGCTGCAAGAATGGCACATTGTAACAACCATACCTCGAAAGTTTGTCAACAATCAACAAAATTATGTGTAAGCATTAACAATGAAAAAGGgataaataaaatgacatttaaagttaaaatctttataatacataattaaaatgatgTGTAAATAAAAACTGCATTTTGAGTTCCAGAGACAAAATTCCTAATCAAAATTACTTGCTGGTGTATACacattacattgtaaaataagtTTGAGAATTCTAAAATTAGCTAAAATATGCGAGATAAATATCTCTACCATTAAACAGTGCCACAGGCATAAATTTCTATTAAATGACACTCTATCATAAATGACGAGCTTTGAAATACTGAACTACATTTCCAAATGTACCTATTGTCAGTGTTGATTTTAAAAGGTTCTGAAATGCCACTGAAaggttttttattttccatatttTTAAACTCAGAATTGAAAAATTGATACCCGTACCATTGAAAATGCCAAGACATTGAATATTTCACTGCTAGTTCTGTTAAAGGATTAAATCCCAAATGGgtgcaaaatttaaaacaataaaatacatgtacatgtatcatcatataaaatggtatgaaaaaaatacattcatcATTGCATATACTGAAAAAAACATGTAGAAAATGTATGCAACTACAATGTATGtctaaactaaataaaaaacaagattacatttttaaattgttttgaatgaTATGAAAGAATGATGGTAAAACCCTATAGGAATTagaattttatatgaatttatgaaacccctgagaaaaaaaaccttactgATTTATAATACATAAGCTGATGATTTATTACATTGATGACAATAAATGATCAATTTTGTTATTGATTATCATTGTAACACAGATCTGCTCTCAATAACATGCTgatcaaagaaagataactcttaaaTGCTTGTCAGTTATTAAGATAATGTTCTTTACACCAGAGTTGACAACTTACTGCCTGAAGGTGCAGTTTGTTTCACAGTTCGAAATGGCAGGTCATAAGCATTACCATTAGGAAGGGCTTCAATGCCCTTCTTTTCAGCATATCGCCTCAGCGGTCCATTCGGCAAGGAAGACACATTTGTCCCAGACTTAATAATGGGTTTCTGTGCTGGAGAAGTTTCAGCACGCGTCTTGTTTTTGCTTGTAACATCCTGACTCGAACCACccgatttatttttctttttactaaACATTCCTCCGAAAGGATTCCATGAGGATTTAGATTTGGAGGAGACACTTGCTGAGGCTGCTCTAGGCCTGGGCACATTAATGTCGGCCTCGTTTTGGGCATCCACAATCCATTGCTGCGTGCATGGCATTGCATGGAAACTGTGTCTACAGGATGCAGGTCTTTGTAATTGATCACTGATATTATCACGAGTTTGAAACAATTTCTGGATGTCCGCAGAACTCGCAAATAAAGGTCTCCTCCCGTTTTGTGTTAAATTATCCGAAGATGAAAAATGTCCCTTGCCGGGCATACCGGGCAAAGTCAAATTTTTAGGGACTCGAATATTGTCCATACTCATGTTTGTGAGCTGGTGAAATCTTCCGTCCACAGATCCTACCCCAGAACTGTAACTGGTAGAAGATCTGTAGGAGGAATTCTCTTGTGAAGTGTAGTCCCTGGGAAGGGACATATTCCGGGGCAAGGATCCAACCGAGCCCATCGAAGAGTCTAATCTCTCACTGCCCGCCTCACCATACTCCTTGCCGTAATATCCCCTGGGATTGTAATAATTATCACTTccgtaattctgtttcaaaactTTGTCCTGAAAGTAAAGCACTTTAGAATCAGCAGTTTTTACATCGAAATCCTTATCAAATCCACAGTAGTTCCTGTAGTTTCGATCCATGTCAATCATTTTGTCATACAAATCACCTTCAAATTTCTCAAGGTCAGAAGTCACTGAATCCATGCTTTCATCTACACTGGGTTCCTCTGGAGAATTTCTCAGTTTAACACTCGAGTTCTTTGACCTTGACACTCTGTCAATACTATTTCCACTTACATCGTTAGTTTGAGTATTTTCCTCTTCTTCTATAATGGCAAGCTGTCGGAGCTGTTCTTGCAAGGAGCTAGCGTTTTCTTTGGATTCGGCCATTTTGGTCCTGCGTCGGACTGCCCAGGTAGTTTTTGAGGGGTTGAGAATTGCACTGTTTTCCTGCTGCGTAGATGTTGAGGTAGCTATGGCTAACTTGGGTGCTCCATGAACATTCGAAATGTCTGTGTCCGTTATAACATTTAGGGACGTTAAACTTGAAGACAATGGGGATGACACTGTGGTTCCTTGACTTGAATTTGT is part of the Magallana gigas chromosome 3, xbMagGiga1.1, whole genome shotgun sequence genome and harbors:
- the LOC136273967 gene encoding serine-rich adhesin for platelets-like, which translates into the protein MTSTGGQSDIYHARMVQVISMTPGQNSTPVQGQTRTVYSQPQEGYSTNLFSNDIHHRHQLDTSSQKAKMGSDGERTPPLPPRATKNGGKPSSAQERLNLHNGNRNFLTKYFEQNSYAQGNKTINGGVKQLRGILKKSDAPVLRENDVGRETPPPKLPPRIRKRPVSYPTKEEALSPPNGIIHDKSNGERQFPQPLTKTNVTKHDQIWTKEDKDKPINSVLSPPLNHITPESTEEMWEKFDRLDVLDSASDHSDSSADTMIMMTTEEEEKNQSRITQSMQKFKTQKDPVFDRNMQIQFESTSNNDSVEESKKSTKSISQLSPKSEDTDDGYGTNSSQGTTVSSPLSSSLTSLNVITDTDISNVHGAPKLAIATSTSTQQENSAILNPSKTTWAVRRRTKMAESKENASSLQEQLRQLAIIEEEENTQTNDVSGNSIDRVSRSKNSSVKLRNSPEEPSVDESMDSVTSDLEKFEGDLYDKMIDMDRNYRNYCGFDKDFDVKTADSKVLYFQDKVLKQNYGSDNYYNPRGYYGKEYGEAGSERLDSSMGSVGSLPRNMSLPRDYTSQENSSYRSSTSYSSGVGSVDGRFHQLTNMSMDNIRVPKNLTLPGMPGKGHFSSSDNLTQNGRRPLFASSADIQKLFQTRDNISDQLQRPASCRHSFHAMPCTQQWIVDAQNEADINVPRPRAASASVSSKSKSSWNPFGGMFSKKKNKSGGSSQDVTSKNKTRAETSPAQKPIIKSGTNVSSLPNGPLRRYAEKKGIEALPNGNAYDLPFRTVKQTAPSGSKLSTLV